A window of Malania oleifera isolate guangnan ecotype guangnan chromosome 5, ASM2987363v1, whole genome shotgun sequence contains these coding sequences:
- the LOC131155941 gene encoding uncharacterized protein LOC131155941 — protein sequence MELVKGNHQAFITSLVVQPTLREKIRTAQMKESELVEVIEGVQNGLKLDFNISDDGMLRFHTRIYISNDAEIKRYEKRDRPFHRTVPDMPAGLPLALHGLNAIWVVVDRLMKIAHFILIKTDGPLKRTIQILDYMLQVCVLDFSGNWIRYLPLVEFAYNNSYQASIEITPYEALYGRRCRSPLYWDEVSEQQILGPEFVQQAAEKVQVIKERIKTAQSR from the exons ATGGAGTTAGTGAAGGggaatcatcaggctttcattactagcttggtaGTGCAGCCGACCTTACGGGAAAAGATCAGAACAGCTCAGATGAAAGAATCAGAGCTGGTCGAGGTTATAGAGGGAGTGCAGAATGGGTTAAAACTGGAtttcaacatctcagatgatgggatgttgagattccataccaggaTCTACATATCGAATGACGCCGAGATCAAGCGG tatgaaaAAAGAGATCGCCCATTTCATAGAACAGTGCcagacatgccagcag GTTTGCCATTAGCACTTCAcgggttgaatgcgatttgggttgtggttgacagattgatgaAGATAGCCCATTTCATCCTAATTAAA ACAGATGGTCCATTAAAAAGGACCATCCAGATCCTAGACTATATGTTACAGgtgtgtgtactggatttcagtGGCAATTGGATCAGATATCTaccattagttgagttcgcctacaacAATAGTTATCAAGCCAGCATCGAGATAACACCGTATGAAGCACTATATGGTCGGAGATgccgatctccattatattgggatgaggtcagtgaGCAGCAAATTTTAGGGCCAGAGTTTGTCCAGCAAGCCGCTGAGAAGGTCCAGGTTATCAAGGAGAGAATAAagacagctcagagtcggtag